GACGTGTGCGCGCCGTCGTAGGCGACGAGCGCATCGGCGGGGAGCGCCGCGCCGAGCTCGGCGGCGAGGGTCGCGGGGTGGAGCGGACCCTCGCCGTCATCGGCCGCCGCGAGGTACTCCGCTCGCCACTCGGCGCGCTCGGCGGCGAGCGAGGCGCGCCAAGTGGGGTCTGAAACGGTCTCGCTCGGCAGAGCGTTCAGCAGCCGGCGCAGGACGAGCTGTGCGTCGCCGACGAGGCCGAGGCTGCCGGGCACCGCGCGGCCCGCGATCTCCGGGTCGACGTCGACATGGACAACTTGCCCTTGCACGGCGGGCCTGCGGCCGTCCCAGAGCCAGGAGGAGAAGCGGCAGCCGACGGCGAGGACGACGTCGGCCTCGCGGAAGGCGCGCAGGACGGCGTCGCCACCGATCACGCCGCCGTGGCCGATGAAGTTTGGGTCCTCGGTCGAGATCGTGCCGAGGCCCATCTGGGTCGCGGTCGCGGCGGCGCCGAGCTGCTCGACGACCGCGCGCAGCTCGTCCTCCGCGAACGCCCGCGCGACGCCGCCGCCCGCGACGACCAGCGGCCGCTCCGCGCCCGCGAGCAGCTCCGCGGCGCGCGCCACCGCGTCCGGGTCTGCGGCGGTTCGCGCGGGCAGCACGCGCCCCAGCGGCAGGTCCAGCTCGGCCACGCGGTACTCCGCCTCGGCGCCGAGCACGTCGGCCGGGACCTCCAGGTGCACCGGCCCGGGCCGGCCGGTCAGCGCGGCGCGCAGCGCGCGGTGCACGAGCGCCGGGACACGCGCGGGATCGCGCGCGACCGCGCCCCACTGCGTGGACGCGCTGAACAACTTGAGGTTGTCGGTCTCCATGACCATGCCCTCGTAGGGCCGGGCCAGCTCCGACGGCACGCCGGAGGTGATCACCAGCGCTGCCAAGTTGTTGTTGTAGGCGCTGCCCAGCGCGCTGGCGAGGTTGTGCGAGCCGGGCCCGGACTCGCCGTAGGCGACCGCGATCCGGCCGGTCGCCGCGTAGGTCGCGGCGGCCATCCAGGTGGCGGCGGCCTCGTGGCGGACGCCGAGGTGGGTCAGGCGCTCGTCCTCGCCGACGGCGGCGAGGAACGGCGCGAGCTTGCCGGCCGCGATCCCGAACACGTCGCGGACGCCGCACGCCGCGAGCGTGCGCGCCAGCGCGGCGCCCGCCGTGAGGCGCAGGGTGGCCACGTCTTCGTCAAGTGGATGCAAGATGACGAACTGTATGCGATAGTCCGGGCCATGGGCAAGCCAGAGAAGGTCGACTGGGACGACCGGGAGTTCACCGAGGTCCGGCCGGGCATCTTCGGCGCCACCGTGCACACGCCGCAGCTCACCGCGACGCTCTACCGCTACGGTCCGGGCAGCGCGTGGGAGGAGCACCAGCACCCGCAGGACCAGGTCACGACCGTGATGATGGGAACGGTCGACTTCGTGGTCGACGGCCAGCCGGTCCGTCTGACCGCGGGGCAGACCGCGACGCTGCCGGGCGGCGTCCCGCACTCCGCGACGGTCCCTGACGGCGGCATGGCGATCACCATCAACGTGCTCACCTCGCGGCCGGAGACGCCGCGTGCCTGAGCCCGCCGCGCCGGAGTCCTACCTCGGCCTCGAGGGGCAGCGCGTGATCGTCGCCGGCGGCTCGGGGACGATCGGCCGCGCGCTCGTCGAGGGCTTCGAGGCGGCCGGCGCCACCGTGGCCGTCGTCGACCTCGACCCCCAGGACGGCAGCGTGCGCGTCGCCGCCGACCTCGGCGACGCGGACGCCTGCAGGCGCGCGATGGGCGAGGCGACGGACCAACTCGGTGGTGTCGACGTCTTCGTCCACGCGGTCGGGATCAACGACCGCCGTCCGATCGAGGCCTACACCTCGGCGGACTGGGAGCGCTTCATCGCCATCAACTTGAGCAGCGCGTTCTTCACCGCGCAGGCGGTCCTGCCGCTGATGCGCGCCCAGGAGCACGGCCGGATCGTGTTCTTCTCCAGCGTCGCCGGGCGCAGCGGCCACAAGGAGCACGGCCCGTACGCGGCGACCAAGGGCGCGATCAACCAGCTCATGCGCGTCATGGCGCACGAGCACGCGGCCGACGGCGTGACGGTCAACGCGGTCGCGCCGGGCTACATGGACACCGCGCTGACGCAGGCCTACCTGGACGCGCATCCGGAGAGGCGCGAGGCGCTGATCCAGCTGATCCCGGCGCGACGCTTCGGGCAGCTGCAGGAAGTCGTGGGCCCCGTGCTGTTCCTGGCCTCGCGTCAGGCGAGCTTCGTGACGGGGCAAGTGCTGTACATCGACGGCGGCCGCACGGTCGTCTAGCGAGAACGAGGAGAGAACAACAACTATGGGTCGACTCGACGGCAAGACCGTGATGGTCACCGGCGCGGGCACGGGCTTCGGCGCCGAGCTCTCGGTCAAGGCGGCGGAGGAGGGTGCGGCGCTGGTCGTCATCCACTACCGCTCGTCCAAGGCGGGCGCGGAGGACACCGCGCAGCGTGTGGAAGCGCTCGGCGCGCAGACGCGGCTGGTGCAGGGCGACATCTCGTCGTGGGACGACATCAAGCGCATGGTGTCGGAGGCCGGCGATGTCGATGTGTTGGTGAACAACGTCGGCGACATGGCCTCCGACCAGAACGGCTGGGACGACCTCACCGAGGAGATCATCGACCACTGCCTCGCGGTCGACATCAAGGGCACCATGCTGATGGTCCACGAGTTCGGCAAGGCGATGAAGGCCCGCGGTCGCGGCGCGATCGTGAACATCGGCTCGACCGTCATCGTGCGCGGCAGCCCGCGCGCGCCGATCTACGCCGCCGGGAAGTACGGGTTGCTCGGCATCACCAAGTCCTACGCCAAGGCGCTGGCGCCCGAGGTCCGCGTGAACACGTTCGCGCCGGGCTTCATGGCGACCGAGGCGGTCCTGACGCGCCCGGACTTCCAGGCCGGCCGCGGCGAGCAGATCACCCGCGACACGCCGATGGGCCGGATCCCGCCGCCGGAGGACGTGACCGCAGCGGCGCTGTTCCTGGCGACCGACGACGCGATCCACATCACCGGGTCCTACATGATCTGCGACGGCGGCTACTCGATGCTGGGCGCCTAGCAGGTCTTAGGAACCCTGAGGGTTGGGATTATGTTCGCTTCACCGTGCTGCGGCACGGTGAAGCGCATGCGCTCCCGTCTCGCGGCCTCCGTCGTCGCGCTCTCCCTCGTCGCCGTGCTGATCGCCGCGTGCGGCGGCAACGACAGCGGCTCCAAGAAGTCCGCCAGCGACAAGACCAGCGGCCTCACGGTCTCGGTCAGCGACGACACCGTCAGCCTCGCGCGCACCGCGAAGTCGACGTCCGGCACCGCCGGCACGTCGGGCACCGTGTCGTGCACCGACGACTACAGCAAGCTCGTGAAGGCGAGCACCGTCCCGGCCCCGACACAGCCCTGGTACGCGACCACGTACATCACGTGGCCCGCGACGGGCAAGTCGACCTCCGCGACGTTGTCGCACTCCCTGAAGGGCGACCCGCAGCTGTGCGTCGTCCAGTCGGGCGACCAGGGCGCGTCGGCGGTCATCTACTTCGACGCCAAGACGAAGGCCGGCGTCGAGAAGGTGCAGACCGACGGCGCGAAGACCCAGCAGGCCGGGCAGGCCACGCAGGCGCTGCAGTCCGCCGCGCAGGCCGCGATCGGCGCCGTCAGCAACAAGGCGTTCCCGACGAGCGGTGACACGATCGTCGCGGCGATCACCTCGTCCGGGCTGTACGTCAAGCCGGTCGCTTCGGAGAGCGACGTGACCGAGGCCGGGACGATCTACGTCATCACCGGCAAGTCCACCAAGTCGTCGCTGGAGCTGGCCTTGAAGGACAACAAGGGCACCATCCACACCGCGACCGAGGGCGTCAAGGGCTCGCCGAAGCTGGCGACCGTCAAGAACTAGCGCTCGACCGCTAGCGCTTGCTCAAGGCCACCAGGTAGCGCGTTGTTGATGCGGTTGGGTTGACGAACGCGCAGGGTTGGGGGTCCCCGAGTTGGAGGCAGTCGCCGGCGTCCAGCTCGTGGACCTCGTCGCCTTCGTGGAAGCGGAGGTGGCCGTCCAGGACCCAGATCTGCTGGTGGATGAAGGTGTAGGAGTCGGCGGCGATCGGGATGTTCGCCCCGGCCGGAAGCTCGACCTCGACCAGCTCCAACGGGCTGGTCGTCGTCGTTGGGGACACGGCACGGCGGACGTAGCCGGAGTCCGGGTCGGTCCAGACGGGCTGGTCGGCGCGGCGGGTCAAGCGTTGTTGTCGCGGTTGCTCGGCGCGGGCGATCAGCTCGGAGAGCGTGAGGCCGAGCGCGCCGGAGAGCTTGGACAGCAGCGCCGCGGTCGGCTGCGCGTCGCCGCGCTCGACCTTGGCGATCATCGCGCGCGAGACGCCGGAGCGCTCGGCCAGCGCGGCGACAGTGAGGTCCTGCGCGCCGCGGGCGGCGCGGACGGCTTCGGCCAGGCGCTCGGTGAGGTCGTCGGCTTCCATGAGGTGTGACTATAGTGTCTTTGCGCGCTACGATGGTGCTCATGAACGTCCGGGACGCCACCCTCGAAGATGCCGCGGCCTGCGCGGCGGTCTACGCACCGTACGTGCGCGACACCGCGGTCAGCTTCGAGCTGGAACCGCCGGACGTCGAGGAGATGCGCGCGCGGATCGCGCGGGCGCTGGCGTCGCACGCCTGGTTGGTGCTGGAGGACGAGAACGCGCGCGTGGTCGGCTACGCCTACGGCGCGGCCTTCGCGCCGCGGGCGGCGTATCGCTTCGCATGCGAGGTCTCCGTCTACCTGGAGCCGGGGTTGCGGCGGCGGGGCGGGGGTCGGGCGTTGTACACCGTGTTGCTCGAGCGGCTCGCGGCGCGCGGGTTCCGGATGGCGTTCGCGGGGATGACGCTGCCCAACGAGGCGTCGGCCGGGCTGCACCGCGCGCTCGGCTTCGAGCCGTCCGGCGTCTACCGCAGGGTCGGCTGGAAGGACGGCGCGTGGCACGACGTCGCCTGGGTCCAGAAGCGGCTTATCGCTCTCGACGATGCCGGCGTCGAGCCCGCTGAGCCGCGCTGAGGTGCGGCCTTTGGGCCTCGTCGACGCGATCGTCCAGCACGGCGAGGCCGAGGGTGGCGACGTCGCGCGCATCTCCGTCCAGAGACGCTCGCAGCACACCGAGGGCAATGACTGTCTCGCGAAGGAAACGGTCGAAGTGTCGATGCCATTCGTTTTCGAGCGACGGGGAGGCGTCGCGTTGGGTGACGATGTGATGGACGCCGGCCATGGAAGCGGCAGCTCGATCGACGATGTACCAGTCATCGTGCGACAGCTCTACGGCCAGGGCAAATTGATGACGTTCCCACTGCCGGACGGAGGGCGGACCCTGGATCAGGCCGGTGAGGTCCGCTCGGCGCAGGGCCTCCCGCAGCGCACGTCCGTTTGTGCGGAGTTCGGACAGCACGAGCCGTGTTGCAGCCTGTTGTTCTCGCTCTCGCTGCATCTCGCTCGACGATTGCGTGGCTTTCAGGCTGATTCGGCCACCGAGCGCCGTCGCGCCGAGGGAGGTGAGCCCCGCGATGACGGCAGCTGCAAGTGTGTTGTCCATGTAGCGAACGTACCTCCAATCGCCAGCGCCAGTTCGCCGCGCACAGACGTCTGCGGCGGTCGAAAGTGGTGACCCGTAGGATCCCGCGCGTGCCGCTGACGCTTCTCCACAACCCGAACTGCCCCACGTCCGTCCACGCGCTCGACGCGCTGGAAGGCGCGGGCCACGACGTGCAGGTCCGCAGGTACCTGCTGGTCGCCGAGCGCCTGAACGAGCAGGAGCTGCGCGAGCTCGCGGGCCGCTTGGTCGGCGATCCGGTCGACGCGCTGATCCGCCGCGACAAGAAGTACAAGGACTTGGGTCTGGAGGCCGACGGCTGGCCGGTCGACGAGGTCGTCGCGACGCTGCTCGCCCACCCGTCGCTGCTACAGCGCCCGATCCTCGACGACGGCGAGCGGGCGATGATCGGCCGCCCGCGCAGCCGCGCGCTGGACTGGGCCGCCGCCGGCGGCGTCACCGAGGGCTAGCCGCGGCACCGCGCGGCGGGCGCGGACGAGCAGCACGGCGGCGAGGACGAGCGCGCCGCCGAACAGCTGCGCGGGCGAGAACGACTCGCCGAAGACGAGGAACGCGAGCGTGACGGTGACGACCGGCTCGAAGGTCGAGAGGATCGCCGCGCTCGACGGGCCGACGCGGGCGAGGCCGGCGAAGAACAGGCCGACCGCGGCGACGGTCGAGACGAGCGCGATCGCGGCCATCCAGCCGTAGCCCGCGGCGTCGACCGCGCCGAGGTCCAGCCAACCGCCGAGCACGCCTGCCACGCTCAGCGTGAACGCCGCGCCGGTGCAGACGAGCGTCGAGAGCAGCAGCGGCTCGACGCGCCGCGTCACGCCCTCGCTGACCAAGATGTAGGCGCTGTAGACGACCGCCGCGATCAGGCCGAGCGCGGTGCCGAGCGGGTCCAGCGCGCCCGCCGCCGCGCCGGCCAGCACGAGCAGCAACCCGCCGCTGGCCAGGCCGAGCGCGGCCGCGGTCCGGGTGCTGAACAGCTCGCGCCCGAGGGCGATCGCCGCGACCGTGACGACGATCGGGAACGTGTACAACAACAGCGCCAGCAGCGAGGCGTCGAGGCGGTCGAGCGCTGCGAAGTACGCGCCGGCCTGCGCGCTGTAGCCGAGCGCGCCGAGGCCGAGCGCCAGCCCGACGTCGCGGCGGGGGAGACGCCGCAGCGTCCGCAGCGACGACCGGCGGGTGAGGAGGAGCAGGAGCCAGAGGACCGCCGCCGCCAGCGCGAACCGGACGGCGAGCAGCGTCCCGACCGTGGCGCCGTGGCGATAGGCGAGCTTGCCGAAGACGGCCATCGCGCCGAAGCCCGCCGCGGAGGCGAGGCAGAACAGGGCACCGGTCGGGGAGTGGCTGGGGGAGGGCGCGGGGGACATCGCGGGTCGCATCTTGGCGCGGCCATTGCGTAGGAACAACACCGCTTCGTTACGAGTTCGCGTTAGGATCGCTACGGAATGCTCGATCTCCGCCGACTCCGCCTCCTGCGCGAGCTGCACGCGCGCGGCACGATCGCCGCGGTCGCCGACGCGCTGCAGTACACGCCGTCGGCGGTCTCGCAGCAGCTCGCGGTCCTGGAGCGCGAGACCGGGCGCACGCTGCTGACCCGCGCGGGCCGCGGCGTCCGGCTGACCGACGACGCGCTCGTGCTCGTCGGCCACGCCGAGGTGCTGCTGCGCCAGGCCGAGCTGGCCGAGGCCGACCTCGCCGCGGCGGCGGGCGGCGGTCCCGCGGGGCGCGCGCGGATCGCGTCGTTCCAGTCGATGGCGATGCGCGTCGCGATCCCGGCGATCGGCACGCTCGCGCAGGCCGCGCCCGGGCTGCGCTGTGAGCTGGTCGAGGCCGAGCCCGAGCAGTCGCTGCCCGCCCTGGCGCTCGGCGACCTCGACCTCGTGCTCGCCGACGAGTGGCGCCATCAGCCGCGCGCGCGGCCCGACGGCGTCGTGCGCGAGGACATCCTCTTGGACCCCGTGTCGCTCGTCCTCCCGGACGCGCACCCGGCGGTGCGCACGGGACGACGCGCCAGGACGGCGGTCCCGCTGGCGAGCCTCGCCGGCGCGCCGTGGGTCACCGGCCATCCCGGGACCGGCTGGGAGGAGATGACGGTCCGCGCGTGCCGGGAGCTCGGCGGCTTCGACCCCGACGTCCGCCACCGCGCCAACGACTCGGCGATCGGGCTGGCGCTCGTCGTCGCCGGGCAGGCGGTGATGCTGCTGCCCCAGCTCGTCGGCCCCGAGGGCCGCGCCGGCGTCGCGGTCCGGCCGATCGCCGAGGGGACGATCGACCGCACCATCTTCATGGCGACCCGGGCCGCCGACGCCAGGCGCCCCTCGGTCGTCGCGCTGCGCGACGCGGTCCGGGCGGCCGCCGCGGCGGTCCAGCGCTAGCGCGAGGCGTCCATCGCCGCGGCGACCGCGGCCTTGTTGTCATCCCATACGTCTTGCGGGACCGGCGGCAGGACGTCGTCCCAGATGACCGCGGTCATCATCGCGAACTGCGCCTGGTCGGCCGGCCGCGCGATGAACCACCAGTGCATGTGCTCGGCGCCGTCGGCGAAGCGGCTGATGTGCACGCGCCCGATGTGCCCGATCGCCCGGACCGCCTCCTCGACGCGCGCGATCATCCAGCCCATCTCGCGCGCCAGCTCCGGGCCGAGATCGCTCGGCTCGTCGGCGTGGACGCGCGGCTCCAGCACGCAGACGAACGGCAGCCCGCCGGGGCCGGCGTCCTGCAGGCGCCAGCGGTCGTCGGTCCAGAAGTACGCGTCGTCCGGCGCGTCGCAGGCCCTGCAGTCGACCCCGCCGACGCCCATGCGCGGCGGCTCCGGCGCGGGCGGGACGAGCGCCTTCGGCGTCACGCTGCCCTCGAACGGCCACGACGCCCACTCCTCGACCGGCGGCGTGCGGCACCCGGCGGCAACGGTGCGGGCGTAGAACTGCTCAGGGGTTTCGGCCATGCAGCAGACGCTACCGATCGGCGGCGACAGCACCGAGCGCGGCGACCGCCGCGTCGAGCTGGGCGTCGGTGAGGTAGGGCGCGGGGCCGAGGCGCAGGACGTCGCCGCGGCAGTCGGTCAGGACGCCGTGGTCGTGCAGCAGCGACTGCTGGTAGGCGGCGGCGTGCGGGGTCCGGAGGGCGAGGAAGCCGGCTTCGGATGCGGCCCGCTCGACGTCGCGCAGGTTCAGCGACTTGACCCCGGAGGCAAGGTGGTGGACTTGGCGCGCGTACTCGGGTGGGAGCGTGTCGCGGTCCAGGCCCTGCTGGTGGAAGAACTCGAACACGCGCACCGCGCGGTAGTGCGAGGTCGGGTCGTAGGTGGACCCGGCGAAGCGGGCGGCGGGGTCGTCGCGGGCGTAGGCAACGTGATTGGGTCGCTCCGCGGCGAGGTCGCCGAACTCCGCGTACCAGCCGGTGATCACCGGGCGGTACGCAGCCGCGTGGGGCGGGATCCGCAGGAAGCAGCAGCCCTCGCCGAGCTGGAGGTACTTGTAGCCGCCGCCGACGACCCACGCCTCCTGCAACCCGTCGTCGCGGACGGAGAACCGCGTCGGCCCGAGCGCGTGGTAGGCGTCGACGACCAGCTCGGACCCGACACGGGTACACGCGCGCGCGAGCGACCCGAGGTCCGCGACGACCGCGCCCGTGCCGAACATCACCGCCGAGACGAAGACCGCCGCGGTGCCCTCGTCGGTGGCGTCCGCGAGCCGCGAGGCGAGCGTGTCCGCCGGCTCCGGATCGACGACGACAACTTCCACCCCCGGCACCTCGCCCAGCCGCGCGAGCTGGCGGCGCAGCGTGTGGAACTCCCCGCCGGTCGTGACGATCCGCGGCCGCGCGCGCAGGTCCAAGGACGACAACATGCGCACGACCAGCTCGTGCGTGTTGGCCCCCAACGCCAGCGCGGCGTCGTCCTCGTCGTCCAACCACACGCGGAACCCCGCCCGGACCGCGTCCGCCGCGGCGAACGCGCGCGCCCACTTCTCGTCCACGAGCTCGGCGGCGTCGTCGAACGCCTCGAGCACGCCGTCGAGCGCGGCGTCCGGCCACGCCTGGTGCGAGTGCCCGGTCAGCAGCAGCCGCTCCGTTACGCCGAAGCGTACGTAGTGCGGGGCGAGCCGGTCGGCGAGCGCGCTCACAGCCGCGACCGCACGGCCCAGAGGTCCGGGAACGCCGGCTGGAACAGCGTCCGCTGGAGGAACTCCGCGCCCGACGACCCGCCGGTCCCGGCCTTGGAGCCGATCGTCCGCTCGATCAGCTTCACGTGCCGGTAGCGCCACTCCTGCAGGCCCTCGTCGAGGTCGACGAGCCGCTCGCACACCTGCGCGCCGAGGCCGTCGTCCCCGGCGTAGACGGACAACAACATCTCCTGGACGTCCTCGGAGCCCTCGTAGGGCGCAGCGAAATCGCGCCCCAGCACGGCCTCCGGGACCGCATGGCCGCCGGCCACGAAGTACTGCAACAACGAGTCGAACACCGCCGGGCGCGCCATCGCCGCCGCGACCCGCTCGCGCGCGACGCCCTCCGGCGTCCGCGCGATCACCGCGTCGTCGCGCGCGCCGAGCACCGCCTCCAACTCGCGGAACTGCGCGCTCTGGAACCCCGATGCCGGCCCGAGCTGGCCGCGGAACGACGCGAACTGGCGCGGCGTGAGCGTCTCCAGCACGTCCATCTGCCCGACGAGCGTCTTGAAGATCGCCAGCACGCGCCGCAGGTCCTCCAGCGCGGCGGTCGCGTCGCCGCTCTCCAGCGCGCGCTGCAGGTGCGCGACTTCATGGAGGACTTGCTTGAACCACAGCTCGCTGACCTGGTGGATCACGATGAACAACAGCTCGTCGTGCTCCTCCGACCGCGGGCGCTGGGCGGCGAGCAGCTCGTCGAGCGCGAGGTAGGACCAGTAGGAGGGTGGGGCGTCGCTCACGCCCCGACTATCTCACGGTGCCTAGAGGCCGAGCGGGTGGCGCGTGTGGAAGCCGTTGCGCTTGCCGATCAGCGGGCGCCAGCGGACGCCCATCCTGCCCGTGTAGTCGCCGACCGGCGACGTGTCCAGCCGCAGCCCCGCGACCTCCATGTACACGTGGCCCTTGTTGGCGTACACGCTGATCCACCTGCCGTTGCCGGCGGCGCCCCAGTGCGCGAGCGCGCCGGAGACCTCGGGCGAGGCGAGCAGCGACGCGCCGATCAGCGCGAACGAGACCGAGCCCGAGCAGTCATAGCCCTTGTCGATCAGCCTGGCGTGGCCGCCGCCCCAGAGGTAGGGCTTGCCGATGATCCTGTTGGCCGCGGCGATGACGGTCTGGACGACCTTCGGCGCGCCGCGCGGGATCGCGGCCTTGCCGTCGGTGCGCAGCTGCGCGGTCTTCCCGGCGATCGTCCTGGTGACCGGGATCGTCGGCAGCGTGCCGGGCGTGGGCGGCAGCGTCCCGGTGGGCGGCTGCGTGGACGGGGAGGTCTGGCCGGGCAGCGTGGTGGTGGTCCCGGTCGTCGGCGGTGTGTACGGCGAGCTCACGCCGGGCGTCTGGCCGCCGGTCGCGCCGTTGTCGTAGGGGTCGCCACCGGCGTCGTCGTCGGAGTAGTCGTCGTACGAGTCGTCCGGGCCCCAGTAGGAGCCGTCGGCGTCGGAGTAGGCGCCGTTGCTGTCGGTCGCGGCCTGCTGGGCGTGGGCGGCGGGCGCGGCGGCGAACGCGGCGAGCAGGGCGGTGGCGAGGAGGATGGGGAGGCGGCGGAAGACCATCGTCCCGGTCGATCGGCCGCGCGCCTGCCGGTCTGGACCGGCGTTGTCAGAACGCTGTCAGGGCGTGTATCGTCCCCGGACGAATGGCGCATCTCGCGCACATCCACGCCGCCCTCCGCATTCGCGAGCTTCCGCTCGCCAGCGGCGGCGTGCTCGTAGCGCTCTAGAGCGCCAGCGGCACCTTCCTCACCGCCTCGACCCCAAGGAGCGCACCATGCGTGGCCTTCGCCTTCTCGTAGTCCTTCCGATTTCCAACATCCTCAACAACGACGTTCCAGGAGCACGCACATGCGCGCCGCCGACGCCCTGATCGCCGCCCTGCTGCAGGAGGGCTGCGAGGTCGCCTTCGGCCTGCCCGGCGGCGCGTCGCTGCCGCTGCATGACGCGCTCCACGGCAGCGCGCTGCGCCACGTCCTGGTCCGCCACGAAGCCGCGGCCGGCCACGCCGCCGAGGGCTACGCGCGCGCGACCGGCCGCGTCGGCGTGTGCTTCGCGACGTCCGGGCCGGGCGCCACGAACCTCGTCACGCCGCTGGCCGACGCGATGATGGACTCGACGCCGATCGTCGCGATCACCGGCCAGGTCCGGACCGACCTGCGCGGGACCGACGCGTTCCAGGAGACCGACGTGATCGGCGTCACCGCGCCGATCGTCAAGCACGCGATCGCGGTCGAGCGGGCGCGGGACGTGGTCCCGGCGATCCGCGAGGCGTTCGCCGTGGCGAGCGGCGGGCGGCCGGGGCCGGTGCTGGTCGACGTGCCGAGCGACGTGGCGCGGGAGATCGTGCCGCGGGATGCGCTGAGCGGCGGCGGTGCCGCCACCCTGCCCGCCGGCTTCGACGCCACGCCGCCGGTGGCCGACCGCGCCGCGGTCCGCGCTGCCGCCGCGGCGCTCGCGGGCGCGCGGCGGCCGGTGCTCTACGTGGGCGGCGGCGTCGTCCACGCGGGCGCGGGCGCCGAGCTGCGCGCGCTGGCCGACGCCGGCGGCGGGCTGCCGGTCACGACCACGTTGATGGCCTTGGGCGCGTTCCCGGCCAGCGACCCGCGCTGGCTCGGGATGCTCGGCATGCACGGCTGCCGGACCGCGAACTGGGCGGTCGACGAGTGCGACGTCCTGGTCGCGATCGGCGCGCGCTTCGACGACCGCGTGACCGGGCGCCTGGACCAGTTCGCGCCCGCCGCCAAGCAGGTCATCCACCTCGACATCGACCGTGCCGAGATCGGCAAGCTGCGCACGCCCGACG
The sequence above is a segment of the Conexibacter woesei Iso977N genome. Coding sequences within it:
- a CDS encoding LysR family transcriptional regulator, encoding MLDLRRLRLLRELHARGTIAAVADALQYTPSAVSQQLAVLERETGRTLLTRAGRGVRLTDDALVLVGHAEVLLRQAELAEADLAAAAGGGPAGRARIASFQSMAMRVAIPAIGTLAQAAPGLRCELVEAEPEQSLPALALGDLDLVLADEWRHQPRARPDGVVREDILLDPVSLVLPDAHPAVRTGRRARTAVPLASLAGAPWVTGHPGTGWEEMTVRACRELGGFDPDVRHRANDSAIGLALVVAGQAVMLLPQLVGPEGRAGVAVRPIAEGTIDRTIFMATRAADARRPSVVALRDAVRAAAAAVQR
- a CDS encoding cupin domain-containing protein, yielding MGKPEKVDWDDREFTEVRPGIFGATVHTPQLTATLYRYGPGSAWEEHQHPQDQVTTVMMGTVDFVVDGQPVRLTAGQTATLPGGVPHSATVPDGGMAITINVLTSRPETPRA
- a CDS encoding SDR family NAD(P)-dependent oxidoreductase, giving the protein MPEPAAPESYLGLEGQRVIVAGGSGTIGRALVEGFEAAGATVAVVDLDPQDGSVRVAADLGDADACRRAMGEATDQLGGVDVFVHAVGINDRRPIEAYTSADWERFIAINLSSAFFTAQAVLPLMRAQEHGRIVFFSSVAGRSGHKEHGPYAATKGAINQLMRVMAHEHAADGVTVNAVAPGYMDTALTQAYLDAHPERREALIQLIPARRFGQLQEVVGPVLFLASRQASFVTGQVLYIDGGRTVV
- a CDS encoding SDR family NAD(P)-dependent oxidoreductase is translated as MGRLDGKTVMVTGAGTGFGAELSVKAAEEGAALVVIHYRSSKAGAEDTAQRVEALGAQTRLVQGDISSWDDIKRMVSEAGDVDVLVNNVGDMASDQNGWDDLTEEIIDHCLAVDIKGTMLMVHEFGKAMKARGRGAIVNIGSTVIVRGSPRAPIYAAGKYGLLGITKSYAKALAPEVRVNTFAPGFMATEAVLTRPDFQAGRGEQITRDTPMGRIPPPEDVTAAALFLATDDAIHITGSYMICDGGYSMLGA
- a CDS encoding arsenate reductase family protein, which encodes MPLTLLHNPNCPTSVHALDALEGAGHDVQVRRYLLVAERLNEQELRELAGRLVGDPVDALIRRDKKYKDLGLEADGWPVDEVVATLLAHPSLLQRPILDDGERAMIGRPRSRALDWAAAGGVTEG
- a CDS encoding helix-turn-helix domain-containing protein, with protein sequence MEADDLTERLAEAVRAARGAQDLTVAALAERSGVSRAMIAKVERGDAQPTAALLSKLSGALGLTLSELIARAEQPRQQRLTRRADQPVWTDPDSGYVRRAVSPTTTTSPLELVEVELPAGANIPIAADSYTFIHQQIWVLDGHLRFHEGDEVHELDAGDCLQLGDPQPCAFVNPTASTTRYLVALSKR
- a CDS encoding aminotransferase class V-fold PLP-dependent enzyme, translating into MSALADRLAPHYVRFGVTERLLLTGHSHQAWPDAALDGVLEAFDDAAELVDEKWARAFAAADAVRAGFRVWLDDEDDAALALGANTHELVVRMLSSLDLRARPRIVTTGGEFHTLRRQLARLGEVPGVEVVVVDPEPADTLASRLADATDEGTAAVFVSAVMFGTGAVVADLGSLARACTRVGSELVVDAYHALGPTRFSVRDDGLQEAWVVGGGYKYLQLGEGCCFLRIPPHAAAYRPVITGWYAEFGDLAAERPNHVAYARDDPAARFAGSTYDPTSHYRAVRVFEFFHQQGLDRDTLPPEYARQVHHLASGVKSLNLRDVERAASEAGFLALRTPHAAAYQQSLLHDHGVLTDCRGDVLRLGPAPYLTDAQLDAAVAALGAVAADR
- a CDS encoding DMT family transporter is translated as MSPAPSPSHSPTGALFCLASAAGFGAMAVFGKLAYRHGATVGTLLAVRFALAAAVLWLLLLLTRRSSLRTLRRLPRRDVGLALGLGALGYSAQAGAYFAALDRLDASLLALLLYTFPIVVTVAAIALGRELFSTRTAAALGLASGGLLLVLAGAAAGALDPLGTALGLIAAVVYSAYILVSEGVTRRVEPLLLSTLVCTGAAFTLSVAGVLGGWLDLGAVDAAGYGWMAAIALVSTVAAVGLFFAGLARVGPSSAAILSTFEPVVTVTLAFLVFGESFSPAQLFGGALVLAAVLLVRARRAVPRLALGDAAGGGPVQRAAARAADHRPLAVVEDRAL
- a CDS encoding GNAT family N-acetyltransferase; this translates as MVLMNVRDATLEDAAACAAVYAPYVRDTAVSFELEPPDVEEMRARIARALASHAWLVLEDENARVVGYAYGAAFAPRAAYRFACEVSVYLEPGLRRRGGGRALYTVLLERLAARGFRMAFAGMTLPNEASAGLHRALGFEPSGVYRRVGWKDGAWHDVAWVQKRLIALDDAGVEPAEPR
- a CDS encoding thiamine pyrophosphate-binding protein is translated as MATLRLTAGAALARTLAACGVRDVFGIAAGKLAPFLAAVGEDERLTHLGVRHEAAATWMAAATYAATGRIAVAYGESGPGSHNLASALGSAYNNNLAALVITSGVPSELARPYEGMVMETDNLKLFSASTQWGAVARDPARVPALVHRALRAALTGRPGPVHLEVPADVLGAEAEYRVAELDLPLGRVLPARTAADPDAVARAAELLAGAERPLVVAGGGVARAFAEDELRAVVEQLGAAATATQMGLGTISTEDPNFIGHGGVIGGDAVLRAFREADVVLAVGCRFSSWLWDGRRPAVQGQVVHVDVDPEIAGRAVPGSLGLVGDAQLVLRRLLNALPSETVSDPTWRASLAAERAEWRAEYLAAADDGEGPLHPATLAAELGAALPADALVAYDGAHTSFFSNDFTPATAPRTRFHEPGMGHLGFGIPYANALKAAFPDRPVVNITADGAFGFTLQELDTARRHGLNAVHVIHNNSAWGVIRLGQSRAGFELGTDLAGTDHVAIARAFGCHAERVTTRAEIAPALERALNAGVPAVIDVTTRLVPHPGLPRFGAAGR